In Thermosipho atlanticus DSM 15807, one DNA window encodes the following:
- the glmS gene encoding glutamine--fructose-6-phosphate transaminase (isomerizing), with product MCGIVGIVGTEFNVGELIDDLQKLEYRGYDSAGIAYICDGTISVTKSLGRIKNLREKIKPVRSLAGIAHTRWATHGAPNDINAHPHTDCTGKIALVHNGIIENYVELREFLKSRGHEFKSETDTEVIAHLIEEHFDGDLYKAVLMTVKKLKGAYAIAVMHADFPNLLVAARKGSPLVIGKAPDRLILASDVTPIIKYTKDVVFLEEGDLAILKDGEFKITDSNGNLVLRKIYHIDWDEAAAEKSGYKHFMIKEIYEEPEAIESALVGRVTLDGPVLHELKEFDLENVEKIKLVACGTSYHAALVFKYFVEKYANIDIEVDVASEFRYRNIYVDDKTLVVAISQSGETADTLESVRIVKKKGAKVVAISNVVGSTITRESDVTVYMNAGPEIGVAATKTYVNQLVVLYLLGMEILKKKGIWNEDLENDFEFLKRSPNLFRKLLEDFKIDELASYYKNYNHFMYIGRGINHPTALEGALKLKEISYINATAYPAGELKHGPIALLDPKFPVFAIAPQGYLYEKIKSNIEESKARKARIIAITNEGNEDLLKIVDDIIYVPKAPDDMYPLIMSPVIQMFAYLIADMRGYDPDKPRNLAKSVTVE from the coding sequence ATGTGTGGAATAGTAGGAATAGTAGGAACTGAATTTAATGTAGGGGAACTCATTGATGATTTACAAAAATTAGAATATAGAGGTTATGATTCCGCAGGAATTGCATACATTTGTGATGGAACAATTAGTGTTACTAAATCTTTGGGAAGAATAAAAAATCTTAGGGAGAAGATAAAACCTGTTAGATCACTTGCAGGGATTGCACATACAAGATGGGCAACACACGGTGCTCCAAATGATATTAATGCCCATCCTCATACTGATTGTACCGGTAAAATTGCCCTTGTTCACAACGGAATAATTGAAAATTATGTTGAATTGAGAGAGTTTTTAAAGAGTCGAGGACATGAGTTCAAATCGGAGACCGATACGGAAGTAATTGCCCACCTTATAGAAGAACATTTTGATGGTGATTTGTATAAAGCTGTTTTAATGACGGTAAAAAAGTTAAAAGGTGCATATGCAATTGCGGTAATGCATGCTGATTTTCCAAATTTACTTGTAGCTGCAAGAAAAGGTAGTCCACTTGTAATTGGTAAAGCACCTGACAGACTTATTTTAGCTTCAGATGTCACTCCCATAATTAAATACACTAAAGATGTGGTGTTTTTAGAAGAAGGAGATTTAGCAATTTTAAAAGACGGGGAATTTAAAATAACTGATTCAAATGGGAATCTCGTATTGAGAAAAATTTACCACATAGATTGGGATGAAGCAGCTGCAGAAAAGTCCGGATACAAACATTTTATGATCAAGGAAATTTACGAAGAGCCTGAAGCAATTGAAAGTGCATTAGTTGGAAGGGTAACTTTAGATGGTCCAGTATTACATGAGTTGAAAGAGTTTGATTTAGAAAACGTTGAAAAAATAAAATTAGTTGCTTGTGGAACAAGTTATCATGCAGCTTTAGTTTTTAAATACTTTGTTGAAAAGTATGCAAATATAGATATAGAAGTTGATGTGGCTTCGGAATTTAGATATCGAAACATATATGTTGATGATAAAACATTAGTAGTTGCAATATCTCAATCAGGTGAAACTGCAGATACGCTTGAGTCGGTTAGAATTGTGAAGAAAAAAGGTGCAAAAGTAGTTGCAATTTCAAATGTTGTAGGTTCAACTATTACAAGAGAAAGTGATGTAACGGTTTACATGAACGCTGGCCCTGAGATAGGAGTAGCTGCAACAAAAACATATGTGAATCAATTAGTTGTTTTGTACTTGCTTGGTATGGAGATTTTGAAAAAGAAAGGTATATGGAACGAAGATTTAGAAAATGACTTTGAATTTTTGAAAAGATCCCCAAATTTATTTAGAAAATTACTTGAAGATTTCAAAATTGATGAGCTTGCTTCATATTATAAAAATTACAATCATTTTATGTACATTGGACGTGGAATAAATCATCCTACTGCACTTGAGGGTGCTTTGAAATTGAAAGAAATAAGTTATATAAATGCAACTGCTTATCCAGCAGGTGAGTTAAAGCACGGTCCAATAGCTCTGCTTGATCCAAAATTTCCAGTGTTTGCTATTGCACCGCAAGGGTATTTATATGAAAAGATAAAGAGTAATATTGAAGAATCAAAAGCAAGAAAAGCAAGAATTATTGCAATAACAAACGAGGGTAATGAAGATCTATTAAAGATAGTTGATGATATAATTTACGTACCAAAAGCACCTGATGATATGTATCCTTTAATTATGTCACCTGTAATTCAGATGTTTGCATACTTAATAGCCGATATGAGAGGATATGATCCTGATAAACCTAGGAACTTAGCAAAAAGTGTTACTGTAGAATAA
- a CDS encoding MogA/MoaB family molybdenum cofactor biosynthesis protein, with protein sequence MKYFVLTLSDKGFKGEREDISGKVIQELMNKINGKLVGYKILPDDEKLIENELNSLVKKDIDVILTTGGTGLTPRDVTPEATLKVIERRIYGMEIAMIVEALKHTPHGMLSRAIVGIANKTLIINLPGSPKAVKENLNVLLPAIPHAVEKIKGSNVECGK encoded by the coding sequence GTGAAATACTTTGTATTAACGTTAAGTGATAAAGGCTTTAAAGGCGAAAGAGAGGATATAAGTGGAAAGGTTATCCAGGAACTAATGAATAAAATAAATGGAAAACTAGTTGGTTATAAAATTTTACCTGACGATGAAAAATTAATAGAAAATGAATTAAATAGTTTAGTAAAAAAAGATATTGATGTTATTTTAACTACAGGAGGCACAGGATTAACTCCAAGGGATGTCACCCCTGAAGCAACTTTAAAAGTAATTGAAAGAAGAATATACGGAATGGAAATAGCAATGATAGTAGAAGCTTTAAAACATACACCCCATGGTATGCTTTCAAGAGCTATTGTAGGTATTGCAAACAAAACTTTGATTATAAATTTACCGGGTAGTCCCAAAGCGGTAAAGGAAAACTTGAACGTTTTGCTGCCTGCAATTCCACACGCAGTTGAAAAAATTAAAGGTTCAAATGTTGAATGTGGAAAATAA
- the moaC gene encoding cyclic pyranopterin monophosphate synthase MoaC, with product MEELTHLGKDGNVRMVDVSNKEPSLRIAKAYGKIFMKQETIKAIVNEEIKKGNVLTTAKIAGIMGAKKTSELIPMCHNIFISNIDIEFKINKDNIEIFSTAKTFSQTGVEMEVLTAVSIAALTIYDMCKSIDKEMEIKEIYLLEKSGGKSGNFKRSEKK from the coding sequence ATGGAAGAATTAACACATTTAGGTAAAGATGGCAATGTACGTATGGTTGATGTTTCTAATAAAGAACCCTCTTTAAGAATAGCAAAAGCATACGGAAAAATATTTATGAAACAAGAAACAATCAAAGCAATAGTAAATGAAGAAATAAAAAAAGGTAATGTTTTAACCACTGCAAAAATTGCAGGCATTATGGGGGCAAAAAAAACTTCCGAACTTATTCCAATGTGTCATAACATTTTTATATCTAACATAGATATAGAATTTAAAATAAACAAAGATAACATAGAAATCTTTTCAACAGCCAAAACATTTTCACAAACAGGAGTGGAAATGGAAGTTTTAACTGCTGTCAGTATTGCTGCATTAACAATATACGATATGTGTAAATCTATTGACAAAGAAATGGAGATCAAAGAAATTTATTTACTTGAGAAATCTGGAGGAAAAAGTGGGAACTTTAAAAGGAGTGAAAAGAAGTGA
- the moaA gene encoding GTP 3',8-cyclase MoaA, whose amino-acid sequence MIDKFKRNINYVRLSVTDKCNFRCNYCMDENAEFLPNDELLNLRQLETLIKVLKEMKIKHIRITGGEPTLRPDIVEIAKMLKKYFGNFSMTTNGSLLSFLLKDLKENGLTNINISLDSLNRETFRKITKRDDLKNVLEGLEKAVSLGMNVKINTVVQKINFNEIFDLIEFASKIEVPIRFIELMPVGNSYKEENFVSEDNLKSKIKEKYTLIPITKKLGFGPSRYFLIKELNSYIGFISAMTHNFCYSCNKIRISANGLIYPCLAFDYHISLKDVIHDEEKLKERIKFAINKKPEKHYFNEIEKTIPMHKMGG is encoded by the coding sequence ATGATTGATAAATTCAAAAGGAACATAAATTACGTTAGATTATCAGTTACAGACAAATGTAATTTCAGATGCAACTACTGCATGGATGAAAATGCAGAATTTTTACCTAATGATGAACTTTTAAATCTAAGACAATTAGAAACATTAATAAAAGTTCTAAAAGAAATGAAAATTAAACACATTAGGATAACCGGTGGAGAGCCTACTTTAAGACCTGACATTGTAGAAATCGCAAAAATGTTAAAAAAATATTTTGGAAACTTTAGTATGACAACAAATGGTTCCCTTTTATCATTTCTTTTAAAAGATTTAAAAGAAAACGGTCTCACAAATATTAATATTAGTCTTGATTCCTTAAATAGGGAAACCTTCAGAAAAATCACAAAAAGAGATGATTTAAAAAATGTTTTAGAAGGGTTGGAAAAAGCTGTAAGTTTAGGAATGAATGTAAAAATAAACACCGTTGTTCAAAAAATTAATTTCAATGAAATTTTCGATTTAATTGAATTTGCTTCAAAAATTGAAGTTCCCATTAGATTCATTGAATTAATGCCTGTAGGAAACAGTTACAAAGAAGAAAACTTTGTTAGTGAAGACAATCTAAAATCAAAAATTAAGGAAAAATATACACTTATTCCCATAACAAAAAAACTCGGTTTTGGACCTTCACGGTATTTCTTAATCAAAGAATTAAACTCATACATTGGATTTATATCAGCAATGACACATAATTTTTGTTATTCCTGCAACAAAATTAGGATATCGGCAAATGGCTTAATATATCCTTGTCTAGCCTTTGACTATCATATCTCCTTAAAAGACGTAATTCACGATGAAGAAAAATTAAAAGAAAGAATCAAATTTGCGATAAACAAAAAACCTGAAAAACATTATTTTAATGAAATAGAAAAAACAATACCTATGCATAAAATGGGGGGATAA
- a CDS encoding ABC transporter permease, translated as MFKYLVMIISIIFVLSIILPFLTVFLNVDYHLLIEIAKSKEFITSVKITFSAAFIATLIAIFFGTPFAYFVARYNFPLKSFLEAIVDIPQTIPHTAAGIALLLTLGRASLIGKGASIFGISFVQTFWGIVAAMGFLSFSIYVSSVKDGFKKVDIRYEKVARSLGATPFKSFFYVALPLVKHEMITGSLLMWARGISEFGAVAILAYYPMTLSVLTYDKFQGYGLNQALALTALIFIISMIIFVIIRIVQNIWKYTESR; from the coding sequence ATGTTCAAGTACCTAGTTATGATTATTAGCATAATCTTTGTTTTGAGTATAATATTACCATTTTTGACAGTTTTCTTAAATGTAGATTATCACCTACTTATAGAAATTGCAAAAAGCAAGGAGTTTATTACTTCAGTAAAAATAACATTTTCAGCAGCCTTTATCGCCACATTAATTGCTATTTTCTTTGGTACACCATTTGCATACTTTGTAGCGAGATATAATTTCCCCTTAAAATCTTTTCTAGAAGCAATTGTAGATATTCCGCAAACTATTCCACACACAGCTGCAGGTATTGCTTTATTACTAACGCTAGGAAGGGCTTCCTTAATTGGCAAAGGCGCAAGTATATTTGGTATATCGTTTGTTCAGACATTTTGGGGTATTGTTGCAGCAATGGGATTTCTTAGTTTTAGTATATATGTTAGTTCTGTAAAGGATGGATTTAAAAAGGTTGATATAAGGTATGAAAAAGTTGCACGTTCTTTAGGGGCAACTCCTTTTAAATCTTTTTTTTACGTTGCCCTTCCTTTAGTTAAACACGAAATGATAACTGGATCTTTATTAATGTGGGCAAGAGGTATTTCAGAATTTGGAGCTGTTGCTATTTTAGCGTACTATCCAATGACATTATCTGTTTTAACATACGACAAATTTCAAGGATATGGATTAAACCAAGCGTTAGCTTTAACAGCCTTGATATTTATCATATCCATGATTATTTTCGTAATTATAAGAATTGTTCAAAATATTTGGAAATACACAGAATCGAGGTAG
- a CDS encoding ATP-binding cassette domain-containing protein encodes MELQIQNLKIEVGNFKLYVNNLKVNPGEYVYILGPTGSGKTLLLEAIAGFVTLKTGKILFNNQDISILPPEKRNIGFMYQNYHLFPHLNVKKNIEFGLKMKKIKDPTFFNYIVNRFNISHILNRKVQNLSGGEKQRVALARALVTKPKILLLDEPLSALDQDIKMEILELLHQLCQEYNLICIHVTHDKSEIIGDCAVYRIVHSTLKKEKSDNVQVPSYDY; translated from the coding sequence TTGGAATTACAAATTCAAAATTTAAAAATTGAAGTTGGTAATTTCAAACTTTATGTAAATAATTTAAAAGTAAATCCAGGTGAATACGTTTATATATTAGGACCTACTGGTTCGGGGAAAACATTGTTACTTGAAGCCATTGCTGGATTTGTTACTCTAAAGACTGGTAAAATATTATTTAATAACCAAGATATTTCGATTCTTCCGCCTGAAAAGAGAAATATAGGTTTTATGTATCAAAATTATCATTTATTTCCACATTTAAATGTCAAAAAAAACATAGAATTTGGCTTAAAAATGAAAAAAATTAAAGATCCAACATTTTTCAACTATATCGTAAACAGGTTCAATATTTCACATATATTAAATAGAAAAGTCCAAAATTTATCTGGCGGGGAAAAACAGCGAGTTGCTTTAGCAAGGGCACTAGTAACCAAACCAAAAATATTATTACTTGATGAACCTTTATCAGCGTTGGATCAGGATATAAAGATGGAAATTTTGGAATTGCTACACCAGTTATGTCAGGAATATAATCTAATTTGTATTCACGTAACTCACGATAAAAGTGAAATAATCGGGGATTGTGCAGTGTACAGAATTGTTCATAGTACACTAAAAAAGGAGAAGAGTGACAATGTTCAAGTACCTAGTTATGATTATTAG
- a CDS encoding extracellular solute-binding protein, giving the protein MKKSVILLLLFFVILNIYAEDLIIFHAGSLTNVLHELSKAFEQEYPKIDVKLVAAGSLVVARKITELHQIADLAFVADYTIIPEFLYDHYANYNVVFSNNSIVLAYTNKSKYCDLINKNNWYEIIFKKGVLFGHSNPDLDPAGYRTLMVMKLAEDFYSKNELFEKFINAKNKFILKKSIDLVAYLEAGELDYAFLYKSVAFQYNLKYLELPDEINLSSDEYKENYKKVSVEVPGKDGNPMKIFGKPINFSFTILKNAQNKKAAIEFVKFMYSDKGRKIFKENGMELFVLVDNPDNLPEELKEIWGF; this is encoded by the coding sequence ATGAAGAAAAGTGTTATTTTACTGTTATTATTCTTTGTAATATTAAATATTTACGCAGAAGACCTGATAATTTTTCATGCAGGTTCATTAACAAATGTTCTTCACGAACTTTCAAAGGCATTTGAACAAGAATATCCAAAAATAGATGTAAAACTAGTAGCAGCAGGTAGCTTAGTTGTTGCAAGGAAAATAACTGAGTTACATCAAATAGCTGATCTTGCCTTTGTAGCAGATTATACTATAATACCTGAATTTCTTTATGATCATTATGCAAATTACAATGTGGTATTTTCCAACAATAGTATCGTTCTTGCATACACGAACAAGTCAAAATACTGTGATTTAATAAACAAAAATAACTGGTATGAAATAATTTTCAAAAAAGGAGTCTTATTTGGCCATTCAAATCCTGATCTAGATCCTGCAGGATATAGAACGTTGATGGTAATGAAGTTAGCTGAAGATTTTTATTCAAAAAATGAGTTATTTGAAAAATTTATAAATGCAAAAAATAAATTTATCCTTAAAAAATCAATTGATCTTGTTGCATACCTGGAAGCAGGTGAATTAGATTATGCATTTTTGTATAAATCTGTTGCCTTTCAATATAATCTAAAGTACTTAGAACTTCCTGATGAAATTAATCTCTCTTCAGATGAATATAAAGAAAATTATAAGAAAGTATCCGTAGAAGTACCAGGTAAAGATGGTAATCCCATGAAAATTTTTGGTAAACCCATCAATTTTAGCTTTACTATTCTCAAAAATGCCCAAAACAAAAAAGCGGCAATTGAATTTGTAAAATTTATGTATTCAGATAAAGGAAGAAAAATTTTCAAAGAAAATGGTATGGAACTGTTCGTATTGGTAGATAATCCTGATAACTTACCAGAAGAGTTGAAAGAAATATGGGGGTTCTAA
- a CDS encoding MOSC domain-containing protein, giving the protein MFKSYIISINISEKKGETKKPVDKAILKENWGIIGDAHAGNWHRQISMLSAESIEKMRKYGYEINYGDFAENITIKNGEIHKFPIGTKVKIGNALLEITQIGKKCHLSCAISKKIGKCIMPIEGIFLKVIKGGEIKINDEVIFYLEEEQSA; this is encoded by the coding sequence TTGTTCAAAAGCTATATTATTTCTATCAATATATCCGAAAAGAAAGGTGAAACAAAAAAACCAGTTGATAAAGCTATATTAAAAGAAAATTGGGGCATAATTGGTGATGCCCATGCCGGGAATTGGCACAGACAAATATCGATGCTTTCAGCTGAAAGTATTGAAAAGATGAGAAAATATGGTTATGAAATAAATTATGGAGATTTCGCAGAGAACATTACAATTAAAAACGGGGAAATTCACAAGTTCCCCATTGGAACTAAGGTCAAAATAGGCAATGCCTTACTTGAAATTACCCAAATTGGCAAAAAATGTCACCTGTCTTGTGCTATTTCCAAAAAAATAGGGAAATGTATAATGCCAATTGAAGGAATATTTTTGAAAGTGATTAAAGGAGGAGAAATAAAAATCAACGATGAAGTTATATTCTACCTTGAGGAGGAACAAAGCGCATGA
- a CDS encoding molybdopterin molybdotransferase MoeA — MKDRFHTFIPRLKVYSDFFDKLVVRTKVLELGTEEILGYASAEDVYSPENLPGFDKSTVDGYAVIAENTTNANKSTPVVLKVVGEIYMGEEFKEEISSGECVRIPTGGMLPKGANACVMIEDTKEFNGNVEIYKPVVSGENVIKKDKDVKKGSLVVKKGETINIGHIHNLLSLGITKVKVFKKPSVCIIPTGDEIIEPSEKRIKTQIRDGNSYALMAWLKSLGYDVRKYKVVKDDPEEFKEAVKWGLENGDVVVLSGGSSVGARDYALSTIEYFGEVLFSGVQVKPGKPVIFGKTDKKLIFGLPGNPTSFIVSSYLFLIPVLKKISGHEDFLPKLTCYVRVTEDIPNTSGREKFVFVKLRNEGNEILAQPIFGESGIASPMKFADGLIRIPLNKEIIYKNEICEFYSWRS; from the coding sequence ATGAAAGATAGATTTCACACATTTATTCCGAGGTTGAAGGTATACAGTGATTTTTTTGATAAATTAGTGGTTAGAACGAAAGTTTTGGAGCTAGGTACAGAGGAAATCCTTGGATATGCAAGTGCTGAAGATGTATATTCACCTGAAAATTTACCAGGTTTTGATAAATCTACAGTTGATGGTTATGCAGTTATTGCTGAGAATACTACTAATGCAAATAAAAGCACACCGGTAGTTTTAAAAGTTGTAGGAGAAATTTATATGGGAGAAGAATTTAAGGAAGAAATAAGTTCAGGAGAATGTGTTAGGATTCCAACAGGTGGAATGTTACCTAAAGGTGCAAATGCTTGTGTAATGATTGAAGATACTAAAGAATTTAATGGAAACGTTGAAATATATAAACCAGTTGTTTCAGGTGAGAATGTTATAAAAAAAGATAAAGATGTGAAAAAAGGAAGTTTGGTAGTAAAAAAAGGGGAAACGATAAATATTGGACATATACATAATTTACTGAGTTTGGGTATTACAAAAGTAAAAGTTTTCAAAAAACCATCTGTTTGTATAATTCCAACGGGAGATGAAATAATTGAACCTTCGGAGAAAAGGATAAAAACTCAAATTAGAGATGGTAATTCATATGCGTTAATGGCTTGGTTGAAAAGTCTTGGTTATGATGTAAGGAAATATAAAGTAGTTAAGGATGATCCGGAAGAATTTAAAGAAGCGGTAAAATGGGGACTTGAAAACGGAGATGTTGTAGTTCTTTCAGGTGGTAGTTCTGTAGGGGCTAGAGATTATGCATTATCAACAATCGAATATTTTGGAGAAGTTTTGTTTAGCGGAGTTCAAGTAAAACCTGGGAAGCCAGTTATATTTGGTAAAACTGATAAGAAGTTGATATTTGGATTACCTGGAAATCCTACTTCCTTTATTGTTAGTTCTTATCTTTTCTTAATTCCGGTTTTGAAGAAAATTTCTGGACATGAAGATTTTTTACCAAAACTGACCTGTTATGTAAGAGTTACAGAAGATATACCCAATACTTCTGGAAGGGAAAAATTTGTGTTTGTAAAATTAAGAAATGAAGGTAATGAGATATTAGCTCAACCGATTTTCGGAGAGTCGGGAATTGCTTCACCAATGAAATTTGCAGATGGACTTATTAGAATTCCTTTAAATAAGGAAATTATTTATAAAAATGAAATATGCGAATTTTATTCATGGAGAAGTTAG
- a CDS encoding basic amino acid ABC transporter substrate-binding protein: MKKWVALFVAVLIIGTIFSGTLAEIKERGKLIIGTEPTFPPFEYVNEKNEIVGFDIDIAQKIADELGVELEIVNLPFDSLIPALMSDKIDLIVAGMTITEERAKVIDFSIPYFNANQAIVVRGNEGFMPATLEDLKGKRVAVQLGTTGDLVVSDIKEIMVTRFQKFTDAFLELQNKRVDAVVLDEAVANAYVKTFPKFVVSAIIDTGEKYGIGVKKGNTELLEFVNTVVSNLFKSPYDLLVEKWFEETK, translated from the coding sequence ATGAAAAAATGGGTTGCTTTGTTTGTTGCAGTGTTAATTATTGGAACTATTTTTTCTGGAACACTTGCTGAAATAAAAGAAAGAGGAAAACTTATTATCGGAACAGAGCCAACATTTCCGCCATTTGAATATGTAAACGAAAAAAATGAAATAGTCGGATTTGATATTGATATTGCTCAAAAAATAGCCGATGAACTTGGAGTGGAACTTGAAATTGTGAATCTTCCTTTCGATTCCTTGATTCCAGCATTAATGTCCGACAAGATTGATTTAATAGTTGCTGGAATGACGATTACTGAAGAAAGGGCAAAAGTTATTGATTTTTCAATACCTTACTTTAATGCAAATCAGGCAATTGTTGTGAGAGGAAATGAAGGATTTATGCCCGCAACATTGGAAGATCTTAAAGGAAAGAGAGTAGCAGTACAGCTTGGTACAACGGGAGATCTTGTTGTATCAGATATAAAAGAAATAATGGTAACAAGATTTCAAAAATTTACAGATGCCTTTTTGGAATTACAAAACAAAAGAGTTGATGCTGTAGTGCTCGATGAAGCAGTTGCCAATGCATATGTAAAGACGTTTCCAAAATTTGTTGTTTCCGCTATTATTGATACAGGAGAAAAATATGGAATTGGTGTAAAAAAGGGAAACACAGAATTACTTGAATTTGTTAACACCGTTGTTTCGAATCTTTTCAAAAGTCCGTATGATTTGTTAGTCGAAAAGTGGTTTGAGGAAACTAAATAA
- a CDS encoding amino acid ABC transporter permease, producing MEAVSVVFENLPFLLLGAWDTLKLTFFAVLIGLIIGTFIGMGRLSKIKIINIPSTVYVEFLRGTPLLVQISIVYFGLPQLGIQLQAYPAAIVALGLNSGAYIAEIVRAGIQSISKGQYEAARSLGLSHWQSMKYIILPQAFKNILPALGNEFITLTKDSSLASVIGVTELMRRGQFVITRTFQTFSIYFGIAVIYFIMTFTISRIVRYVEKRMAVA from the coding sequence ATGGAAGCAGTATCGGTTGTATTTGAGAATTTACCTTTTCTTTTATTAGGAGCCTGGGATACTTTAAAACTTACTTTTTTTGCTGTTTTAATTGGACTTATCATTGGAACTTTTATAGGAATGGGAAGGCTTTCTAAAATAAAAATTATAAATATTCCATCAACTGTATATGTTGAATTTTTAAGGGGGACACCTCTTTTAGTTCAAATATCCATAGTCTATTTTGGTCTTCCTCAACTTGGTATTCAACTACAAGCTTATCCAGCTGCAATTGTGGCTCTTGGTTTGAACAGTGGAGCGTATATTGCTGAAATTGTAAGGGCAGGAATCCAATCAATTTCAAAAGGTCAATATGAAGCCGCGAGATCCTTGGGACTTTCACATTGGCAATCTATGAAATATATTATACTTCCTCAAGCTTTCAAAAATATATTGCCGGCACTTGGCAATGAGTTCATAACACTTACAAAAGACAGTTCTCTTGCTTCTGTTATTGGAGTTACAGAACTAATGAGAAGGGGACAGTTTGTAATAACGAGAACATTTCAAACTTTTTCTATATATTTTGGAATTGCCGTTATCTACTTTATAATGACATTTACAATTTCTAGAATAGTAAGATACGTAGAAAAAAGGATGGCGGTAGCATGA
- a CDS encoding amino acid ABC transporter ATP-binding protein: MSGQGNVVLEVRDLHKSFGHLNVLNGINLKIEKGETIVIIGPSGGGKSTFLRCINHLEDYQKGEIIFLGQKIDRHTTNLNEIRTKIGMVFQHFNLFPHMSVLENLILAPTKVKKIPEKEAIEKAKKILERVGLIEKIEAYPDNLSGGQKQRVAIARALMMEPVLMLFDEPTSALDPELVGEVLEVMKDLARSGMTMIVVTHEMGFAKEVADRIIFIDKGVIVEEGTPDEIMKNPKNQRTKEFLRHIL, from the coding sequence ATGAGTGGACAAGGAAATGTTGTTCTTGAAGTTAGAGATTTACACAAGAGTTTTGGACATTTGAATGTTTTGAATGGAATAAATTTGAAAATAGAAAAGGGAGAAACAATAGTTATAATTGGACCTAGTGGTGGAGGAAAGAGTACTTTTTTAAGGTGTATAAATCATCTTGAAGATTATCAAAAGGGAGAGATAATCTTTTTGGGGCAAAAAATAGATAGGCACACTACGAATTTAAATGAAATAAGGACAAAAATAGGAATGGTATTTCAGCATTTTAATTTGTTTCCTCATATGTCAGTTTTAGAAAATCTAATTCTTGCACCCACAAAAGTGAAAAAAATTCCTGAAAAAGAAGCTATAGAAAAAGCAAAAAAGATTTTAGAAAGAGTAGGTCTTATAGAGAAAATTGAAGCATATCCAGATAACTTATCGGGAGGCCAAAAACAGAGAGTTGCAATCGCAAGAGCTTTGATGATGGAACCTGTTCTTATGCTTTTTGATGAACCAACATCTGCACTTGATCCAGAACTTGTCGGTGAAGTTTTGGAAGTTATGAAGGATCTTGCAAGATCTGGGATGACGATGATTGTGGTAACTCACGAAATGGGATTTGCAAAAGAGGTGGCAGATAGAATAATATTTATTGATAAAGGGGTAATAGTGGAAGAAGGAACACCAGATGAGATTATGAAAAACCCAAAGAATCAGCGAACCAAAGAATTTTTAAGACATATTTTATAA